A region from the Anomaloglossus baeobatrachus isolate aAnoBae1 chromosome 11, aAnoBae1.hap1, whole genome shotgun sequence genome encodes:
- the UBIAD1 gene encoding ubiA prenyltransferase domain-containing protein 1, translating into MKSDNGASNVSISADVFNGGGEHEETPPPVTDGHAQLPPAERPLLIRVGWKQKCASYVLALRPWSFSASLTPVALGSALAYRSQGTLDFVVLLVCAVAVLAVHGAGNLVNTYYDFSKGIDHKKSDDRTLVDRILEPQDVVRFGVLLYTLGCVCAGCLHFLSRLRLEHMALIYFGGLSSSFLYTGGIGFKYVALGDLVILITFGPLAVMFGHAVQVGYLSVTPLLYAVPLALSTEAILHSNNTRDVESDRQAGIVTLAILVGPTLSYMLYNLLVFLPYVIFCILATRYTISMALPLLTVPLAFSLERQFRSQNFSRLPQRTAKLNLFVGLFYVFGIVLAPPGALPKL; encoded by the exons ATGAAGTCCGACAATGGCGCCAGTAACGTGAGCATTAGCGCGGACGTCTTCAATGGAGGCGGCGAACATGAAGAAACTCCTCCCCCCGTCACTGATGGCCACGCCCAGCTGCCGCCGGCGGAGCGCCCCCTTCTCATAAGAGTGGGCTGGAAGCAGAAATGCGCCAGTTATGTCCTGGCCCTGCGCCCCTGGAGCTTCAGCGCCTCCCTCACCCCCGTGGCATTGGGCAGCGCCCTCGCCTACCGCTCGCAGGGCACGCTGGACTTTGTGGTGCTCCTGGTGTGCGCTGTGGCCGTCCTGGCCGTGCACGGGGCCGGAAACTTAGTGAACACTTATTACGATTTCTCCAAAGGGATCGATCATAAGAAAAGTGACGACAGGACTCTGGTGGACCGGATCCTGGAGCCGCAGGACGTGGTCCGGTTCGGGGTCCTGCTCTACACCCTGGGGTGTGTGTGCGCCGGCTGCTTGCATTTCCTGTCCAGGCTGCGGCTGGAGCACATGGCCCTGATATATTTCGGAGGGTTGTCCAGTTCATTCCTCTATACCGGAG GGATTGGATTTAAGTACGTGGCTCTGGGAGACTTAGTGATCCTCATCACCTTCGGACCCCTGGCGGTTATGTTTGGTCACGCGGTGCAGGTGGGCTACCTGTCCGTCACCCCCTTGCTTTATGCCGTCCCACTGGCCCTGAGCACAGAAGCGATCCTGCACAGCAACAATACCCGTGACGTGGAGTCGGACCGGCAGGCGGGCATCGTGACGCTGGCCATCCTGGTGGGCCCCACGCTGTCGTACATGCTCTACAACCTGCTGGTGTTCCTCCCGTACGTCATCTTCTGCATCCTGGCCACGCGCTACACCATCAGCATGGCGCTGCCGCTGCTCACCGTCCCGCTGGCCTTCTCCCTGGAGCGACAGTTCAGGAGCCAGAACTTCTCCAGACTCCCGCAAAGAACCGCCAAACTCAACCTGTTTGTGGGACTCTTCTACGTGTTTGGCATCGTCCTGGCGCCTCCGGGAGCCCTCCCCAAACTCTAG